In a single window of the Oikeobacillus pervagus genome:
- a CDS encoding sodium-dependent transporter, with translation MNQTEQWTSKLGFILATAGSAIGIGAIWKLPYVAGTSGGGAFFLLFILFTAIVGLPLLLGEFVIGRKTQKEAIRAYQDIAPNTFWPITGYIGVIACFILLSFYSVVGGWILQYLYLSFTGKLSAVSEFGLFFEETIANPWLAVGAQFLFILITIVVVARGIQNGIEAANKYLMPALFLIFMIIIIRSLSLDHAMEGVSFFLKPDFSKFTSESVLFAMGQSFFSLSVGVSVMVTYSSYLDKSQNLPKSAISIVSLNIFISLLAGLAIFPAVFSLGVEPAAGPGLLFIILPSIFQQIPFGQLFLVLFLALFLFATLTSAFSMLEIIVASLAKGRSEKRKKLSWIAGLAIFIVGIPSALSFGVLNEITLFDKNIFDMADFLVSNILMPIGALLISLFIPWKIKKEALIAELQQGAGNVKSWFALWLLLLRYVIPVVIIIVFLDVLGIL, from the coding sequence ATGAATCAGACAGAACAATGGACATCAAAACTTGGCTTTATATTAGCTACAGCCGGTTCAGCCATCGGAATTGGTGCCATTTGGAAGCTACCCTATGTTGCAGGAACAAGTGGTGGTGGAGCGTTTTTTCTTCTATTTATTTTATTTACCGCAATAGTTGGATTGCCATTATTATTAGGTGAATTTGTCATTGGCAGGAAAACACAAAAGGAGGCAATTCGTGCGTATCAAGACATTGCCCCCAACACCTTTTGGCCGATAACGGGATATATCGGAGTTATCGCTTGTTTTATTTTATTATCCTTTTATAGTGTTGTAGGGGGATGGATTTTACAATACTTATATTTGAGCTTTACAGGAAAGTTAAGTGCCGTTTCTGAATTTGGACTATTTTTTGAGGAGACCATCGCCAACCCATGGCTAGCAGTTGGTGCACAATTTTTATTTATCCTCATTACCATTGTCGTTGTAGCGAGAGGGATTCAGAATGGAATTGAAGCAGCAAATAAATATTTAATGCCTGCTCTCTTCTTAATCTTTATGATTATTATTATTCGTTCACTTTCGCTTGATCATGCTATGGAGGGAGTGTCCTTTTTCTTAAAGCCTGATTTTTCTAAATTTACGTCAGAAAGTGTTTTATTTGCAATGGGCCAATCCTTTTTCTCTTTAAGTGTGGGGGTTTCGGTTATGGTGACGTATAGTTCCTATTTGGATAAGTCACAAAACCTTCCAAAATCGGCGATATCGATTGTCAGTTTAAATATTTTCATTTCCTTATTAGCAGGATTAGCGATCTTTCCAGCCGTTTTTTCCCTTGGTGTTGAACCCGCAGCTGGACCAGGATTATTATTTATTATCTTGCCATCGATTTTTCAACAGATCCCTTTTGGTCAATTATTTTTAGTGTTGTTCTTGGCTTTATTTTTATTTGCAACGTTAACATCAGCCTTTTCTATGCTTGAAATTATTGTCGCTTCACTTGCAAAAGGTAGATCTGAAAAGCGGAAAAAGCTTTCTTGGATTGCAGGGCTTGCAATTTTTATCGTTGGAATCCCTTCTGCCCTTTCATTTGGGGTGCTTAATGAAATCACCCTTTTCGATAAAAACATTTTTGATATGGCAGACTTTTTAGTAAGTAATATTTTAATGCCGATTGGGGCGCTATTAATTTCTTTGTTTATTCCTTGGAAAATCAAGAAAGAAGCATTAATAGCAGAATTACAACAAGGGGCAGGAAATGTGAAAAGTTGGTTCGCCTTATGGTTGTTATTACTGCGTTATGTCATCCCTGTCGTCATCATCATTGTCTTTTTGGATGTACTGGGTATTCTTTAA
- a CDS encoding superoxide dismutase family protein, with the protein MARARIIGGPLARNLEGYVFFFEEPNGTEVYVEVSGLPKFRPGRGKQKQIGPHGFHIHEYGNCEVGNKNDPFKAAGEHWNPYNQPHGNHPGDFPVLFSNDGYARMSFFTNKFRVDDIIGKSVVIHQGPDDYQSQPSGDAGKRLACGVIKRIHR; encoded by the coding sequence ATGGCAAGGGCTCGGATAATAGGAGGTCCATTAGCACGGAATTTAGAAGGTTATGTATTCTTTTTTGAAGAGCCAAACGGAACAGAGGTATATGTCGAAGTCTCAGGATTGCCCAAGTTTAGACCTGGGAGAGGAAAGCAAAAGCAAATTGGTCCACATGGTTTCCATATTCATGAATATGGAAATTGTGAGGTTGGTAACAAAAATGATCCGTTTAAAGCAGCTGGAGAACATTGGAATCCGTATAATCAACCACATGGCAATCATCCAGGTGATTTCCCTGTTCTATTTTCAAATGATGGCTATGCACGGATGTCGTTTTTTACGAATAAATTTAGGGTCGATGATATTATTGGAAAATCAGTCGTGATTCATCAGGGCCCCGATGATTACCAATCCCAACCGTCTGGAGATGCAGGAAAAAGATTAGCTTGTGGGGTCATTAAAAGAATTCATCGATAA
- a CDS encoding FAD-dependent oxidoreductase, which produces MSENNLEMPKFPEPYWRDSVTLPSFQSLKEDLTTDVAIVGGGITGITSAYLLAKEGIKVALIDAGNILNGTTGHTTAKVTAQHGVIYDELIQHFGTEKAKHYYEAANEAVEFVRSLVKELDIHCDFSDEDAYIYTNDTKYIRQLQTEMKAYETLGIESEYVTELPFDLPIKAAICMKNQAQFHPLKYLHKLVSELIKLGGEIYEQTTAVDVDQDGDHLKVVTLEGPAIHCKQVLACSHYPFYDGQGLYFTRMYAERSYIIAVKAEKEFPGGMYISAEQPTRSLRYTMMDGEKLLLIGGENHKTGQGIPTILHYEALEAYAREQFGIKEYLYRWSAQDLTTLDKVPYIGRITNHHPNVFVATGFRKWGMTNGTTAALLLRDLLLGKENPYEELYTPTRFKADPSIKNLIQTNVDVAKHLVEGKLEYPLRQVEDLAHDEGAVVQFHGKRAGAYKDDQGVVHIVDTTCSHLGCEVEWNSGDRSWDCPCHGSRFSITGEVIEGPAETPLEKLE; this is translated from the coding sequence ATGTCTGAAAATAATCTCGAGATGCCGAAATTTCCTGAACCATATTGGCGGGATTCTGTCACACTTCCGTCTTTCCAATCGTTAAAAGAAGATCTCACTACAGATGTGGCGATTGTAGGCGGTGGAATTACTGGGATTACGAGTGCATATTTGCTTGCAAAGGAAGGAATAAAAGTTGCTCTTATCGATGCAGGAAATATATTAAATGGGACGACTGGTCATACGACAGCCAAAGTGACAGCCCAACATGGTGTTATTTATGATGAGCTGATTCAACATTTTGGAACTGAAAAGGCAAAGCATTACTATGAAGCGGCAAATGAAGCAGTTGAATTTGTTCGATCGTTAGTAAAAGAATTGGATATCCATTGCGATTTTTCCGATGAAGATGCTTATATCTATACGAATGATACAAAATATATCCGTCAACTTCAAACGGAGATGAAAGCTTATGAAACATTGGGAATCGAAAGTGAATATGTAACAGAGCTCCCGTTTGATTTACCTATAAAAGCGGCAATCTGTATGAAAAATCAAGCGCAATTTCATCCGCTCAAATATTTACATAAACTTGTGTCGGAACTGATTAAATTAGGCGGGGAAATCTATGAACAGACAACCGCGGTGGATGTTGATCAAGATGGCGATCATTTAAAGGTAGTGACACTAGAAGGACCTGCCATTCACTGTAAACAGGTTTTGGCTTGTTCTCATTACCCATTTTACGATGGCCAGGGCCTTTATTTTACGAGAATGTATGCTGAAAGGTCTTATATAATCGCAGTTAAAGCAGAAAAAGAATTTCCGGGTGGAATGTACATCAGTGCCGAACAACCAACAAGATCATTGCGTTATACAATGATGGATGGAGAAAAATTATTATTAATTGGTGGAGAAAATCATAAGACAGGTCAAGGAATTCCAACCATTTTGCATTATGAGGCACTTGAAGCTTATGCTAGAGAACAATTTGGGATAAAGGAGTATTTGTATCGATGGTCTGCTCAAGATTTAACTACATTGGATAAAGTTCCGTACATAGGACGAATTACGAATCATCACCCAAATGTCTTCGTGGCAACAGGATTTCGAAAATGGGGGATGACCAATGGCACAACCGCCGCACTTTTACTTCGAGATCTTCTATTAGGCAAAGAGAATCCTTATGAAGAACTTTATACCCCGACTCGATTTAAAGCCGACCCAAGTATAAAAAATTTAATCCAAACAAATGTAGATGTCGCCAAACATTTAGTAGAAGGTAAACTTGAATATCCATTAAGACAAGTAGAGGATTTGGCCCATGATGAAGGGGCAGTCGTTCAGTTTCACGGAAAGAGGGCGGGGGCCTACAAAGATGATCAAGGTGTTGTTCACATCGTAGATACAACCTGCAGTCATTTAGGTTGTGAGGTGGAGTGGAACAGTGGCGATCGCAGTTGGGATTGTCCATGTCATGGCTCAAGATTTTCGATTACAGGGGAAGTAATCGAGGGTCCTGCAGAAACACCATTAGAAAAATTGGAATAA